The window AAAGCTGGGTGATGATTCGCGCCGCGCAGGGAAGCGGCAGCGGCGTGGTCAGCTACACGGTGCTTGAAAATCTGACGGGCCAGCCGCGACAGGGACAAATCACGGTCGGCAATCGCGCCTTCACGGTGACGCAAGAAGCCGCGCCGCCGGCGAACTGCTCGGTGACAATCACGCCCGAAACCGGCAAGATTTCAGGCGGCGGCGGCACCATAGCCATTACGGTCTCTGCAAGCTCTCCGGCCTGTCCCTGGCAGGCAACAACGAATGTAGAGTGGATTACAATTACCGCCGGCGCGAGCAGCGGCAATGGCACCGCGACCTTCACGGTTGCGCCGAATCCTCAGGGCCGCAAGCGCAAAGGCAAGATCACCATCGCCGGCAATGTTTTTGTATTGAAGCAAAAGCCCGGCGGGGCTTAACCGCCGCGCGGCTTTGCATAGTAGCCGCTGCGAACGGTGATTCGCACCTCCCCCGTCTGCTGCCGCGCCTCCGGGACAAGATCGAGCTTGAGCTTTAAGCGAGACCATGGTTTTGCAACTCATTTCAGCCACTCCTTCAGCCGCGGGTCGGCCTTGTAAAAAGCTTATTACACCCGCGCCGCCCGTGCGGCAAGTCGAACTGGTCTTGTCACTGGTCGGCGGCGAGTGCAAGAATATGATGAGGCCGCTTGGAAGTCTGCCGATTCCCAGCCCCGTGCATGGCCTCTTGTTAACGCCTGACCAATCGGGCTGACGATCCAGGCGCAGCATGCGACCACAACTCCATAGCAGCAGTTAAAGCGGATGTCGAAATCTCAAGCTGTCACGCGCACCGAGCGGCCCGCCATCGCCTGGGCCGTATTGCTCTGCTTCTTTGCCTCGGGCATCAGCGGCCTTGTCTATCAGGTGGTCTGGGTGCGCGAGCTGGTGCTGGTCTTTGGCGCGACGACCTTCGCGGTCAGCACGGTGCTAACCGCCTTCATGGGCGGGCTGGCGCTGGGCAGCTTCTATTTCGGGCGGCGCTCGGAATCCATCCCGCGCCCGCTGCGCCTCTACGGCTGGCTTGAGATCGGCATCGGCGTCTACGGCCTGGCCGTGCCATTCATCTTCGCCGCGCTGCCGGTGATCTATCATCCCATCTGGCGCTGGCTGCAACTCTCTTTCTTCACCCTGAGCCTTGTGCGCTTTCTCTTCGCCGCGCTGGTGTTGATTCTGCCGACCGCTTTGATGGGCGCGACGCTGCCGGTGCTGGCGAGCTATTACGCGCGCGATGCCCACCGCATTGGTTTGCGCGTCGGCTCGCTGTACGCGCTCAACACCTTTGGCGCAGTCATCGGCGCGGCGGTCACAGGCTTTGCGCTCATCCCGCTGCTTGGCATGCATGCGACGACGGCGACGGCGGCGGCGATTAACATCACGCTGGGCCTGGCGGCGCTGCGCATCTCGCGCCTCGAAGAAGCAGACGGCGAGATCAGCGAAAGCGGCTTACTCGGTCGCGGCCAAGAAATCGCGTCGCCCACGGCTGCCGCCTCTGCGAAAGTCACTTCTCTCACAAATGACAACCTGAGCCGCCGCGCGCTCGTCGTCATCCTGGTGTCGTTCGCGGTCAGCGGCTTTATCGCGCTCGCCTACGAAGTCATCTGGAGCCGCGTGCTGGCGCTAATTATCGGCTCGTCGGTCTACGCCTTCAGCATCATGCTGACGACGTTTCTGACAGGGCTGGCGGCCGGTGCGGCGGCCGTCTCGCGTTTCGCGGATCGCATACGCCGCCCGGTGATGGCATTCGCGATTATCGAGATCGGCGTCGGCGTCACCTCGTTCATCGGCGCGCACCTGTTTAACGATCTGCCTTATGTCTTTGTGCAACTCTACCGCATTGTCGGCAGCGGCTCATTCACCGTGCTGTTGTTTGCGCGTTTCCTGATTTCGGCGCTGGTGATGATCGGGCCGACGCTGTTGCTGGGAGCGCTCTTTCCGCTCGTCGTGCGCATCATCTCGACCAGCCAGGCGGCGCGGCGCAGCGGGCGCACGGTCGGCGAAGCCTACGCCGCCAACACCATCGGCGCGATTGTCGGCTCGTTCGCCAGCGGCTTCATCTTGATCCCTGTCATCGGCCTGCTCGGCAGTCTGCGGTTGTGCGCGGCGCTGAACTTCGTCGTCGCGGCGGCGCTGTTTTTTGTCTTACCAAAGCGAGAGACGAATACAGAGACGCGGCGACGCGGCGACACGGCGGCGCGGCGAGAGAAAAACACAGAGGCGCGGCGACCGGCGAAATCTCCGCCTGTCGCGGCGTCGCCCGCTCGCCCCCTCGCGGCCTGGGCCGGCATCGCCGTGTCGGCGCTCGCCATCATCGGCATCGTCGTCTTCGAGCCGGCGTGGGATTCGCAAGTCATGTCGAGCGCCGTCTATCGCTACGCGCCGCAGTTGAGCAATAAGAGCAAGGCGGAAATCTCTGAATACCTGCGACGCGGTCAGGGCGAGAGCATCTATTATAAAGAAGGCATCACGGCGACCGTCGCTGTGCAGCGGATGAACGAAGGGCGCGTGCTGAAAGTCAACGGCAAGCCCGAAGCCTCGACCACCGGCGATATGCCGACGCAGATTCTTATCGGCAGCCTGCCGCTGCTGGTTCGCCAGCAGACTGATGATGTGCTGTTGATCGGCCTCGGCAGCGGCGTCACTTTAGGGTCGGTCGAACAGTTCCCGGTCAAGCGCGTCACCTGCGTCGAGCTTGAGCCGGCGGTCGTCGAAGCGACGCATTACTTTGAAGACGTCAATAACCGCCCGCTTCAGGACCCGCGCCTGCGATTGATCTCGAACGACGGGCGCAATTTCATCTACACGACCGACGAGAAGTTTGATGTGATCATCTCTGAGCCGTCCAACCCCTGGCTCACGGGCGTCGCCAACCTGTTCACGCTCGAATACTTCAAGCGCGGCGCCGAGCGCTTGAAAGAAGACGGCCTCTTCGGTCAGTGGCTGCAACTTTACGAGATGGCCCCGGAAGACGTGCGCACGCTGATCGCCACCTTCCACGCCGCCTTCCCTTACGTCTACATCTTTCGCGGCGCTGAAGGCGACTTGATGCTGCTCGGCAGCAAAATGGATCGCAAGCTCGACCTTCAAGTCATGCAAGCGCACTTCAATGAAGCCCCGGTCGCCGCCGACCTCAAACGCATTAAGACGACGCAGGCGACCGACCTGCTATCGCGCTTTTACCTCGGCCCGCAGGAAGTAGCCGACCTTACAAACGGCGCACAGTTGAACACCGACAACAATGCGCTGATCGAATTCAACGCGCCGCGCCGCGTCGGCACGACGGAAGAGACGGTCGAGCGCAATGTGAAACAACTGCTTGCCCATGCGGTGTCGCCGCTCGCCTACCTCGAAGGCCGCTCGCCGCTCGCGGCAAGCGACGCCGATTTGTTGGCGCAAACGGCGCTCGGCGCGGTCAAGCGCGACGACCATGCGCGCGCCGAACAGTTCGTCAATTATTCGCTGGGGCTTGCCGACACGGCGCAGGCCAACGGCATGCTGGGCGAGCTGCGCGCCGCGCGCGGCGATGAAGCGGGCGCTCTGGAAGCCTGGGAGACGGCGCTGGTCTTAGACCCGAAGCACTTCTATTCGCTGCTCAACATCGGCAAGCTATACCTCACCCGGCAGGACACCGCCCGCGCCGTGCCTTATCTCGACCGCGCCCTCACGGTCCAGCCCGACAGCGCTCGTGCCCACCACCTGCGCGGCCTGGCATATCAGGCGAACGGCGACAATTCGCGGGCGGCGCTCGAGTATCGCAAGACGCTCAGCGACGCGCAATACGCCCGCAGTATCCCGACCTTTTATCTGAACTTCGGCACGGCGCTCGTTCAGCTTGGGCTTTATGAAGAAGCCGTGCAACTGCTGAGCGAATACGTCAAGCTGGCGCCCGCAGACTTTGACGCGCACTATCAACTGGGCGCGGCGCTGGAGATTCAGTCCGAGCGCTCGCTCGACGAAGCGACGACGCGCCGCGCCGTGCAAGAGTTACA is drawn from Blastocatellia bacterium and contains these coding sequences:
- a CDS encoding fused MFS/spermidine synthase, translating into MSKSQAVTRTERPAIAWAVLLCFFASGISGLVYQVVWVRELVLVFGATTFAVSTVLTAFMGGLALGSFYFGRRSESIPRPLRLYGWLEIGIGVYGLAVPFIFAALPVIYHPIWRWLQLSFFTLSLVRFLFAALVLILPTALMGATLPVLASYYARDAHRIGLRVGSLYALNTFGAVIGAAVTGFALIPLLGMHATTATAAAINITLGLAALRISRLEEADGEISESGLLGRGQEIASPTAAASAKVTSLTNDNLSRRALVVILVSFAVSGFIALAYEVIWSRVLALIIGSSVYAFSIMLTTFLTGLAAGAAAVSRFADRIRRPVMAFAIIEIGVGVTSFIGAHLFNDLPYVFVQLYRIVGSGSFTVLLFARFLISALVMIGPTLLLGALFPLVVRIISTSQAARRSGRTVGEAYAANTIGAIVGSFASGFILIPVIGLLGSLRLCAALNFVVAAALFFVLPKRETNTETRRRGDTAARREKNTEARRPAKSPPVAASPARPLAAWAGIAVSALAIIGIVVFEPAWDSQVMSSAVYRYAPQLSNKSKAEISEYLRRGQGESIYYKEGITATVAVQRMNEGRVLKVNGKPEASTTGDMPTQILIGSLPLLVRQQTDDVLLIGLGSGVTLGSVEQFPVKRVTCVELEPAVVEATHYFEDVNNRPLQDPRLRLISNDGRNFIYTTDEKFDVIISEPSNPWLTGVANLFTLEYFKRGAERLKEDGLFGQWLQLYEMAPEDVRTLIATFHAAFPYVYIFRGAEGDLMLLGSKMDRKLDLQVMQAHFNEAPVAADLKRIKTTQATDLLSRFYLGPQEVADLTNGAQLNTDNNALIEFNAPRRVGTTEETVERNVKQLLAHAVSPLAYLEGRSPLAASDADLLAQTALGAVKRDDHARAEQFVNYSLGLADTAQANGMLGELRAARGDEAGALEAWETALVLDPKHFYSLLNIGKLYLTRQDTARAVPYLDRALTVQPDSARAHHLRGLAYQANGDNSRAALEYRKTLSDAQYARSIPTFYLNFGTALVQLGLYEEAVQLLSEYVKLAPADFDAHYQLGAALEIQSERSLDEATTRRAVQELQQALKLQPNHAMAHYYLGKAYRRLELYDLADAEFEAYERLSS